Proteins found in one Erythrobacter sp. 3-20A1M genomic segment:
- a CDS encoding cold-shock protein, whose amino-acid sequence MGYDRGRRRGRDKRDGFGEDGFDPFQGGGNFGGGDRFGDRGGFDDRGGGGGGGGYGDRSGGGGRGGFGGGPRGGGGGGGGGFNRMPAQVVGTGKGTVKFFNGQKGFGFIQQDGGGEDIFVHISAVERAGLEGLAEGQELEFNLVDRGGKISAQDLQVVGDVIPVESRGGPGGARRDDAGAGAPRRELTGEKATGTVKFFNSMKGFGFLVRDDGQPDAFVHISAVERSGLGQINEGERYQFDLEVDRRGKHSAVNLVPVQD is encoded by the coding sequence ATGGGTTACGATAGAGGGCGTCGTCGTGGGCGCGACAAGCGCGATGGTTTCGGCGAAGACGGCTTCGATCCGTTTCAGGGTGGGGGCAATTTCGGCGGCGGCGACCGGTTCGGCGACCGTGGCGGTTTCGATGACCGTGGCGGCGGCGGTGGTGGCGGCGGCTACGGCGATCGTTCCGGCGGCGGCGGGCGCGGCGGCTTCGGCGGCGGCCCGCGTGGCGGCGGCGGCGGTGGCGGCGGCGGTTTCAACCGCATGCCCGCGCAGGTCGTCGGCACCGGCAAGGGGACGGTGAAGTTCTTCAACGGCCAGAAGGGTTTCGGTTTCATCCAGCAGGATGGCGGCGGGGAAGATATCTTCGTCCACATCAGCGCCGTTGAGCGCGCCGGGCTGGAAGGCCTGGCCGAAGGGCAGGAGCTGGAATTCAACCTCGTCGATCGCGGCGGCAAGATCTCGGCTCAGGACCTGCAGGTCGTGGGCGACGTGATCCCGGTCGAATCGCGTGGCGGCCCCGGCGGTGCGCGGCGCGACGATGCCGGCGCTGGCGCGCCCCGGCGCGAGCTGACGGGTGAGAAGGCGACCGGCACGGTCAAGTTCTTCAACTCGATGAAGGGCTTCGGCTTCCTCGTGCGCGACGACGGTCAGCCCGACGCATTCGTGCACATCAGCGCGGTGGAGCGGTCCGGCCTCGGCCAGATCAACGAGGGCGAACGTTACCAGTTCGATCTCGAGGTCGACCGACGAGGCAAGCATTCGGCGGTCAATCTCGTCCCCGTTCAGGACTGA
- a CDS encoding TerC family protein, with amino-acid sequence MDILSLLSDPAAWAALLTLIALEVVLGIDNLIFIAILSNKLPPEQQEKARKIGLLLALVMRIGLLLLIGWLVTLQTPLFDLGLSGSPNAYGEPSFETAFSGRDLILLAGGLFLLWKATREIHHNMEPHAPDRDMRDGPATQATLTFGSAIVQIIALDMVFSIDSILTAVGMTDDIPIMVTAVVITVGIMLFAANPLARFIEHNPTLVMLALAFLVMIGLVLIADGFGFHVPKGYIYAAMGFSVAVELLNMFQRRRSASGASGEG; translated from the coding sequence ATGGATATCCTTTCGCTTCTTTCCGATCCCGCCGCCTGGGCAGCGCTCCTGACCCTGATTGCGCTGGAAGTCGTGCTCGGTATCGACAACCTCATCTTCATCGCGATCCTGTCGAACAAGCTCCCCCCGGAGCAACAGGAAAAGGCGCGAAAAATCGGGCTTTTGCTGGCGCTCGTCATGCGTATCGGTCTGCTGCTGCTGATCGGTTGGCTGGTGACCCTGCAAACCCCACTGTTCGATCTGGGCCTGTCGGGCAGCCCGAACGCCTATGGCGAGCCGAGCTTCGAGACGGCGTTTTCCGGTCGCGACCTGATCCTGCTCGCGGGCGGGTTGTTCCTGCTGTGGAAGGCCACGCGCGAAATCCATCACAATATGGAGCCGCATGCCCCCGATCGCGACATGCGCGACGGCCCGGCGACGCAGGCGACCCTCACCTTCGGTTCCGCCATCGTCCAGATCATCGCGCTCGACATGGTGTTCTCGATCGATTCGATTCTCACTGCCGTCGGCATGACGGATGATATCCCGATCATGGTGACCGCGGTGGTGATCACCGTGGGTATCATGCTGTTCGCGGCCAATCCGCTGGCGCGTTTCATCGAACACAACCCCACGCTGGTCATGCTCGCGCTGGCCTTCCTGGTGATGATCGGGCTGGTGCTGATCGCCGACGGCTTCGGGTTCCATGTTCCCAAGGGCTATATCTACGCCGCCATGGGCTTCTCCGTCGCCGTCGAACTGCTGAACATGTTCCAGCGCCGCCGCAGCGCCTCCGGCGCCAGCGGCGAGGGGTGA
- a CDS encoding ammonium transporter, whose amino-acid sequence MIRTLLRGTGAALVTGLAATAAFAQETADAVAGSPIAAATAETAAAVPNPGNNAWMMTSTILVLMMILPGLALFYGGLTRSKNMLSTMTQIGGATALAMLVWVMWGYGTAFGPEGNAFFSWGKYFLSGVTSDSTAATFSDEVISEYVFASFQMTFAAITLALILGATVERLKFSAVMLFGIIWLTVVYFPIAHMVWAEGGLLFDMGALDFAGGTVVHINAGVSALVLSMLLGKRRGYPAEPMPPHSLTLTMVGTGLLWVGWFGFNAGSELEADGTAGLAMINTFVATAAAGLGWMLMEKFSGHKGSTLGWCSGIIAGLVAVTPAAGNSGPFGAIVLGFIASAVAFFAVAKLKPKLGYDDALDVFGIHGVAGIVGAIGTGIVYSPALGGPGDPADYSMGGQVMMQIIAVIVAIVWAAVGTLIIGFIVKALTGLRVSEEVEVEGLDIGEHGERAYN is encoded by the coding sequence ATGATCCGTACACTCCTACGCGGCACCGGCGCGGCGCTCGTTACCGGGCTCGCCGCCACCGCCGCCTTCGCTCAGGAAACGGCAGACGCGGTCGCCGGCTCGCCCATCGCGGCGGCCACCGCCGAAACCGCCGCTGCCGTTCCCAATCCGGGCAACAACGCCTGGATGATGACGTCGACCATCCTCGTCCTGATGATGATCCTGCCGGGTCTGGCGCTGTTCTATGGCGGCCTCACCCGGTCCAAGAACATGCTGTCGACCATGACGCAGATCGGGGGGGCGACCGCGCTCGCCATGCTCGTCTGGGTGATGTGGGGCTACGGCACCGCGTTCGGACCGGAGGGGAACGCCTTCTTCAGCTGGGGCAAATACTTCCTCAGCGGCGTCACCTCCGACAGCACCGCCGCAACGTTCAGCGACGAAGTCATCAGCGAATACGTGTTCGCGAGCTTCCAGATGACCTTCGCGGCGATCACGCTCGCGCTGATCCTCGGCGCGACGGTGGAGCGGCTCAAGTTCTCGGCCGTCATGCTGTTCGGGATCATCTGGCTCACGGTCGTCTATTTCCCCATCGCCCACATGGTCTGGGCCGAAGGCGGGCTGCTGTTCGACATGGGCGCGCTCGATTTCGCCGGGGGCACCGTGGTGCACATCAACGCCGGTGTCTCGGCCCTGGTGCTCTCCATGCTGCTGGGCAAGCGCCGGGGCTATCCGGCGGAGCCGATGCCGCCGCACAGCCTGACGCTGACCATGGTCGGCACCGGGCTGCTATGGGTGGGCTGGTTCGGCTTCAACGCCGGGTCGGAGCTGGAGGCGGACGGAACCGCCGGCCTGGCGATGATCAACACCTTCGTCGCCACCGCGGCGGCGGGCCTGGGCTGGATGCTGATGGAGAAGTTCTCCGGGCACAAGGGCTCCACGCTCGGCTGGTGCTCGGGCATCATCGCCGGTCTCGTCGCGGTGACCCCCGCGGCGGGCAACAGCGGCCCGTTCGGTGCCATCGTGCTGGGCTTCATCGCCTCCGCCGTGGCCTTCTTCGCGGTCGCCAAGCTGAAGCCGAAGCTGGGATATGACGACGCGCTGGACGTGTTTGGCATCCACGGCGTGGCCGGCATCGTCGGCGCGATCGGCACCGGTATCGTCTACAGCCCCGCGCTGGGCGGGCCGGGCGATCCGGCGGACTATTCGATGGGCGGACAGGTGATGATGCAGATCATCGCCGTGATCGTCGCCATCGTGTGGGCCGCCGTCGGTACGCTGATCATCGGCTTCATCGTCAAGGCGCTGACCGGCCTGCGGGTCTCCGAGGAAGTCGAAGTCGAAGGTCTCGACATCGGCGAACATGGAGAGCGCGCCTACAACTGA
- a CDS encoding P-II family nitrogen regulator, which translates to MKFIIAVIKPFKLDEVREALGGIGVAGMTVTEVKGFGRQKGQTEIYRGAEYSTNMLPKVKLEIAAADDLADKVVETIQQTAGTESIGDGKIFVLDLASATRIRTGETGDTAL; encoded by the coding sequence ATGAAATTCATCATTGCCGTCATCAAGCCGTTCAAGCTCGACGAGGTGCGCGAAGCACTCGGCGGGATCGGGGTTGCGGGCATGACCGTGACCGAGGTCAAGGGCTTCGGCCGTCAGAAGGGGCAGACCGAGATTTACCGCGGGGCCGAATATTCGACCAACATGCTGCCCAAGGTGAAGCTCGAAATCGCTGCCGCGGACGATCTCGCCGACAAGGTCGTGGAAACGATCCAGCAGACCGCCGGGACCGAATCGATCGGCGACGGCAAGATCTTCGTGCTCGATCTCGCCAGCGCGACCCGCATCCGCACCGGCGAGACCGGCGATACCGCACTCTGA
- a CDS encoding GMC family oxidoreductase, which yields MDQYDYIVIGGGSAGSAVTGRLAQDGTRQVCLIEAGGRNDTLAVKTPGLMPFIGKRQNYRYETVPQKGLNGRRGYQPRGRGLGGSSAINAMLYLRGHPWDYDNWAAMGCTGWSWDEVLPWFRKSEANERGASEWHGAGGPLFVSDQRSVNPASAAFVEAAASLQLPLNEDFNGARQEGFGTFQVTQHKGERWSAGRAFVEPVLDQPNVHLRTNTLVERLQIEGNCVTGVVVRKGRGHQTLTARRGVILSAGAFNSPQIMMLSGIGPGGHLREHGIQVVQDRPDVGANLQDHVDYVSSWQTTSDVPVGDSLAGMMRTAKALVQHRRSRSGPMTTPYAETGGFLTLRDGAPAPDMQWHFVPAMLEDHGRTRVKGHGFSLHACVLRPASRGTVRLASPDAAEGPAIDPNFLGDPDDIALLRDGVRLSQRIGEAPALQAFGPTDRYPVDPSDEAALDQLIRDRADTIYHPVGTCRMGADADSVVDPTLKARGLERLWIADASIMPRIVGGNTNAPCIMIGERCADFVQAAERA from the coding sequence ATGGATCAATACGATTACATCGTGATCGGCGGCGGCAGCGCGGGCAGCGCGGTGACCGGTCGGCTGGCGCAGGATGGCACGCGGCAGGTCTGCCTGATCGAGGCGGGCGGGCGCAACGACACGCTGGCGGTGAAGACGCCGGGGCTGATGCCCTTCATCGGGAAGCGGCAGAACTATCGCTACGAGACAGTCCCGCAGAAGGGGCTGAACGGGCGACGGGGCTACCAGCCGCGCGGGCGCGGGCTGGGGGGATCCTCCGCGATCAACGCCATGCTCTATCTGCGCGGCCATCCATGGGATTACGACAACTGGGCCGCCATGGGCTGCACCGGCTGGAGCTGGGACGAGGTGCTGCCATGGTTCCGCAAGTCGGAAGCGAACGAGCGCGGCGCGAGCGAATGGCACGGCGCAGGCGGCCCGCTGTTTGTGTCCGACCAGCGCTCGGTCAATCCCGCCAGCGCCGCCTTCGTCGAAGCGGCCGCGTCGCTGCAATTGCCGCTGAACGAGGATTTCAACGGTGCCCGGCAGGAAGGCTTCGGCACCTTCCAGGTGACGCAGCACAAGGGCGAGCGCTGGAGCGCGGGGCGTGCCTTCGTCGAGCCGGTGCTCGACCAGCCCAATGTCCACTTGCGAACCAACACGCTGGTGGAGCGCCTGCAGATCGAGGGCAATTGCGTGACCGGCGTGGTGGTGCGCAAGGGGCGCGGGCATCAGACGCTGACCGCCCGGCGCGGAGTGATCCTGTCCGCCGGCGCGTTCAACTCGCCCCAGATCATGATGCTGTCCGGCATCGGGCCGGGCGGGCACTTGCGAGAGCATGGCATCCAGGTGGTGCAGGACCGGCCCGACGTTGGCGCCAATCTGCAGGACCATGTCGATTACGTGTCGAGCTGGCAGACCACCAGCGACGTGCCGGTCGGCGATTCTCTGGCCGGGATGATGCGCACGGCGAAGGCGCTGGTCCAGCACCGCCGCAGCCGCAGCGGGCCGATGACCACGCCCTATGCCGAAACCGGCGGCTTCCTGACGCTGCGCGACGGTGCGCCTGCGCCCGACATGCAATGGCATTTCGTGCCTGCCATGCTGGAGGATCACGGACGTACCCGTGTGAAGGGGCACGGCTTCTCGCTCCACGCCTGCGTCCTGCGGCCCGCGAGCCGCGGCACGGTGCGGCTCGCCTCGCCCGACGCGGCGGAAGGGCCCGCGATCGATCCGAACTTCCTGGGCGATCCGGACGACATCGCCCTGCTGCGCGACGGCGTGCGCCTGTCGCAGCGGATCGGGGAAGCACCGGCCCTGCAGGCCTTCGGCCCGACCGACCGCTATCCCGTCGACCCGTCGGACGAGGCCGCGCTGGACCAGCTGATCCGCGACCGCGCGGACACGATCTATCATCCCGTCGGCACCTGCCGCATGGGCGCCGACGCGGACAGCGTGGTCGATCCGACGCTGAAAGCGCGCGGGCTGGAGCGGTTGTGGATCGCCGATGCCTCGATCATGCCCAGGATCGTGGGCGGCAACACCAATGCACCGTGCATCATGATCGGCGAGCGCTGCGCGGATTTCGTGCAGGCCGCCGAGCGCGCCTAA
- a CDS encoding sterol desaturase family protein — MPDFSPITYAIPAFVLLVLAEMVWARFRRPTAYEPRDTLTSLAIGLGSTVIGAITGIATLALFLWLYQFRLFDFGARWWLVWWAWPICFVADDFAYYWAHRLGHRVRWFWAAHVNHHSSQHYNLSTALRQSWTGFFALGFIFTMPLVLLGFHPAMIAICHGFNLIYQFWIHTEAIGRMPRWFEAVMNTPSHHRVHHATNPRYLDRNFAGVFIVWDKAFGSFEPERDDEPIRYGIVKQLGTFHFLWSVFHEWIGMGRDIARAPWRHKLSYLLREPGWSHDGSRETSDMIRARWARRSGQPRPLEDRPEPPRERRLS, encoded by the coding sequence ATGCCCGATTTCAGCCCCATCACCTACGCCATTCCGGCCTTCGTGCTGCTGGTGCTGGCCGAGATGGTGTGGGCGCGCTTCCGCCGGCCCACGGCCTACGAGCCGCGCGATACGCTGACCTCGCTCGCCATCGGGCTCGGCAGCACGGTCATCGGCGCGATCACCGGCATCGCCACGCTGGCGTTGTTCCTGTGGCTCTACCAGTTCCGGCTGTTCGATTTCGGCGCGCGGTGGTGGCTGGTGTGGTGGGCCTGGCCGATCTGTTTCGTGGCGGACGATTTCGCCTATTACTGGGCGCATCGGCTGGGGCACCGGGTGCGCTGGTTCTGGGCGGCACACGTCAACCACCATTCCAGCCAGCACTACAATCTCAGCACCGCACTGCGGCAGAGCTGGACCGGCTTCTTCGCGCTGGGTTTCATCTTCACGATGCCGCTCGTCCTGCTGGGTTTCCACCCCGCGATGATCGCGATCTGCCACGGCTTCAACCTGATCTACCAGTTCTGGATTCATACCGAGGCGATCGGGCGGATGCCGCGCTGGTTCGAGGCGGTGATGAACACGCCGAGCCATCACCGCGTCCACCATGCGACCAATCCGCGCTATCTCGACCGCAACTTCGCCGGCGTCTTCATCGTGTGGGACAAGGCGTTCGGCTCTTTCGAACCCGAGCGCGACGACGAACCGATCCGCTACGGCATCGTGAAGCAGCTCGGCACGTTCCATTTCCTGTGGAGCGTGTTCCACGAATGGATCGGCATGGGCCGCGACATCGCCCGGGCGCCGTGGCGGCACAAGCTGTCCTATCTGCTGCGCGAACCGGGCTGGAGCCATGACGGCAGCCGGGAAACCTCCGACATGATCCGCGCGCGCTGGGCGCGGCGGAGCGGCCAGCCGCGCCCGCTGGAGGACCGGCCCGAACCTCCACGCGAAAGGCGATTGTCGTAG